From Candidatus Afararchaeum irisae, the proteins below share one genomic window:
- a CDS encoding DUF2209 family protein — MRERIPSSSPASDKNRRSRRVAVDISGRHEREGRYLMVCASVSVDLTSDSVDEVNEIEYSVVDTSEKPGFDVIVETVSDTVAKMRDDVSTVVAEEGEFYNKPDWVVEGALRLRGGRSFKYIETISERKAVGIAHHAAYGGRKLLIEYTDSNTKHERPKG, encoded by the coding sequence GTGCGTGAAAGAATCCCCTCGTCGTCACCGGCTTCGGACAAGAATAGGAGGTCGAGACGTGTCGCCGTCGACATAAGCGGCAGACACGAAAGAGAAGGAAGGTATCTCATGGTCTGTGCCTCGGTCTCAGTCGATCTGACCTCGGACTCGGTAGATGAGGTCAACGAGATAGAGTACTCGGTCGTAGACACTTCTGAGAAGCCGGGTTTCGACGTCATAGTTGAGACGGTAAGTGACACGGTTGCGAAGATGAGAGACGACGTCTCTACTGTCGTCGCCGAGGAGGGTGAGTTCTACAACAAGCCAGACTGGGTCGTCGAGGGTGCCCTAAGACTCCGGGGCGGCAGGTCGTTTAAGTACATAGAAACCATAAGTGAACGTAAGGCGGTGGGGATAGCCCACCACGCCGCTTACGGCGGCAGGAAGCTTCTGATTGAGTACACAGACTCCAACACTAAGCATGAGAGACCGAAAGGATAA